The following are from one region of the Candidatus Obscuribacterales bacterium genome:
- a CDS encoding AMP-binding protein, producing the protein MAQPPTAHYGLTADDQQRLAPMIDYRAVRSLPEIWAIAAQRPDVAQQVALHAPHSKPEVRITYSQLHERIQLCGAALQHVGISKGDRVGLIADNSPRWLIADQGIMAAGAVGVVRGAQAAVEELWFILKNSGSTSLIVEDQATFLKLQPGLGELPIQRVIWLSDEPVPTEDLGYPVFNFSSLLELGEGRSLQPVNLDPSDLATLLYTSG; encoded by the coding sequence GTGGCTCAACCCCCCACAGCTCACTATGGTTTAACGGCGGATGACCAACAGCGCTTGGCTCCCATGATTGATTATCGCGCCGTGCGATCGCTCCCCGAAATTTGGGCGATCGCGGCCCAGCGTCCAGATGTAGCCCAGCAGGTTGCCCTTCATGCGCCTCATAGTAAGCCCGAGGTGCGCATCACCTACAGCCAACTCCATGAACGGATCCAACTCTGCGGTGCAGCGTTACAGCATGTAGGGATCAGCAAGGGTGATCGGGTGGGCTTGATTGCCGACAACAGTCCTCGTTGGCTGATTGCCGATCAGGGCATTATGGCAGCGGGAGCCGTCGGTGTGGTGCGCGGGGCCCAGGCGGCGGTGGAAGAATTATGGTTCATTCTTAAAAATAGCGGCAGCACGAGCCTGATTGTGGAGGATCAGGCCACGTTCTTAAAACTTCAGCCAGGCTTGGGAGAGTTGCCGATCCAGCGGGTGATTTGGCTGAGTGATGAGCCTGTACCTACGGAGGATCTGGGCTACCCAGTGTTCAATTTTTCCAGCCTGTTGGAGCTAGGTGAGGGGCGATCGCTGCAGCCAGTAAACCTCGACCCCAGCGACCTGGCCACCCTGCTCTATACCTCCGG
- a CDS encoding DUF427 domain-containing protein produces the protein MPRAIWNGVVIAESDQCEVVEGNQYFPPDALQMEYFTPSETHTTCGWKGVASYYTLDVNGKTNKDAAWYYPEPKTAAQNIKSYVAFWRGVTVEA, from the coding sequence ATGCCCCGAGCAATTTGGAATGGAGTCGTGATTGCTGAGAGCGACCAATGTGAAGTCGTAGAAGGGAATCAATATTTCCCGCCCGACGCTTTGCAAATGGAGTATTTCACCCCTAGCGAAACCCACACGACCTGCGGATGGAAAGGCGTTGCTAGCTATTACACCCTAGACGTGAATGGCAAAACTAATAAAGATGCCGCCTGGTATTATCCGGAGCCGAAGACGGCTGCTCAGAATATTAAAAGCTATGTTGCCTTTTGGCGCGGGGTTACCGT